A portion of the Pithys albifrons albifrons isolate INPA30051 chromosome 1, PitAlb_v1, whole genome shotgun sequence genome contains these proteins:
- the LOC139671475 gene encoding gap junction beta-2 protein-like: protein MDWGTLQTVLGGVNKHSTSIGKIWLTVLFVFRIMILVVAAERVWGDEQQDFVCNTLQPGCRNVCYDHFFPISHIRLWALQLIFVSTPALLVAMHVAYTKHEKKRRFRSGEKIDIEELKNVKFHIRGPLWWTYTSSIFFRIVFEAIFMYVFYYMYDGFQMPRLVKCNAWPCPNTVDCFVSRPTEKTTFTIFMLAVSGICMMLNLAELCYLVIKVCMKQPRQTTALK, encoded by the coding sequence ATGGACTGGGGAACCTTGCAGACTGTTTTAGGAGGTGTCAACAAACACTCCACCAGTATCGGGAAGATATGGCTCACAGTCCTGTTCGTCTTCCGTATCATGATCCTGGTTGTGGCTGCAGAAAGAGTCTGGGGAGATGAACAGCAAGATTTTGTTTGCAACACACTTCAGCCTGGCTGCAGAAATGTTTGCTATGACCACTTTTTCCCCATCTCTCACATCAGACTCTGGGCCCTGCAGCTGATCTTTGTCTCCACGCCTGCACTGCTGGTGGCCATGCACGTGGCCTACACCAAGcatgagaagaaaaggagattCAGAAGTGGTGAGAAAATTGATATTGAAGAGCTAAAAAATGTAAAGTTTCACATTCGGGGGCCCCTGTGGTGGACATACACCAGCAGCATCTTCTTCAGGATCGTCTTTGAAGCTATCTTCATGTATGTGTTCTATTACATGTATGATGGGTTCCAGATGCCTCGCCTGGTGAAGTGCAATGCTTGGCCCTGCCCCAACACAGTGGATTGTTTTGTGTCTCGGCCCACGGAGAAAACCACATTTACTATTTTCATGCTTGCTGTGTCTGGTATCTGCATGATGTTGAATCTGGCTGAGTTGTGTTATCTAGTGATAAAAGTTTGCATGAAACAACCCAGGCAAACAACAGCTTTGAAATAA
- the GJA3 gene encoding gap junction alpha-3 protein: MGDWSFLGRLLENAQEHSTVIGKVWLTVLFIFRILVLGAAAEEVWGDEQSDFTCNTQQPGCENVCYDKAFPISHIRFWVLQIIFVSTPTLIYLGHVLHIVRMEEKRKEKEELKKKGSGKDGNYAVAAASGSAGGGGSNNIKDPIGKRGKEKPPIRDECGRIRMGGALLRTYVFNIIFKTLFEVGFIVGQYFLYGFELKPVYQCSRAPCPHTVDCFISRPTEKTIFIIFMLVVASVSLLLNMLEIYHLGWKKLKQGMTSQYILEMPVATMTPVMVTGESKPVSLPPPAPPVVVTTATPAPVLPDTRAVTPLLTPVTMASYYATAAPRPRPPSNTTSMAGYPVAPPVLEERHRAVTPTPTSTPVTIPTPIPTPTPAVVSYFNNGSQALTSEQNWVNMAAEQQGKVSSSSAGSSTPSSVRHPLPEQEEPLEQLLPPPAVLPIAAANSGSSTSLSGASSSKWDVEGEEMLSVARPISAACTTVEMHEPPLLVDTRRLSRASKSSSCRARSDDLAV; this comes from the coding sequence ATGGGTGACTGGAGCTTTCTGGGGAGACTGTTAGAGAATGCGCAGGAGCACTCCACGGTTATTGGCAAGGTTTGGCTGACGGTACTGTTTATCTTCAGGATACTGGTGCTGGGGGCTGCCGCTGAGGAGGTCTGGGGAGACGAGCAGTCGGACTTTACGTGCAACACTCAGCAACCTGGTTGTGAAAATGTTTGCTATGACAAAGCCTTCCCAATTTCTCACATCCGCTTCTGGGTGCTGCAGATCATTTTTGTCTCCACTCCAACCCTCATCTACCTGGGCCATGTCCTGCACATTGTACGCatggaggagaagaggaaagagaaagaagagctgAAAAAGAAGGGAAGCGGCAAAGACGGCAACTATGCAGTAGCAGCAGCGTCTGGCAGCGCTGGTGGAGGAGGCAGCAATAACATCAAGGATCCCATTGGCaaaagggggaaggagaagCCCCCAATCCGTGATGAATGTGGTAGAATCCGTATGGGGGGCGCCTTGCTCCGTACCTATGTCTTCAACATCATATTCAAGACACTGTTTGAGGTGGGCTTCATTGTGGGCCAGTACTTCCTATACGGCTTTGAGCTAAAACCGGTCTACCAGTGCAGCCGTGCGCCTTGTCCACACACTGTGGACTGCTTCATCTCAAGGCCCACTGAGAAGAccatcttcatcatcttcatgtTGGTGGTGGCCTCAGTCTCCCTGCTGCTGAACATGCTTGAGATATATCACTTGGGGTGGAAGAAGCTTAAGCAGGGCATGACAAGCCAATACATCCTTGAGATGCCTGTCGCAACAATGACACCGGTTATGGTAACAGGGGAGTCCAAACCTGTTTCCCtgccaccaccagcaccacccgTGGTGGTCACGACTGCCACGCCGGCCCCTGTTCTGCCTGACACCCGTGCTGTCACACCGCTGCTGACCCCAGTCACCATGGCATCATACTATGCTACAGCTGCTCCGAGACCACGGCCCCCCTCCAACACAACCTCCATGGCGGGTTACCCTGTTGCTCCACCAGTTCTTGAGGAGAGACACCGTGCTGTGACTCCCACACCCACCTCCACTCCTGTCACCATCCCGACCCCCATTCCAACACCCACCCCAGCTGTCGTCAGCTACTTCAACAATGGCAGCCAAGCCCTGACATCCGAGCAGAACTGGGTCAACATGGCAGCGGAGCAGCAGGGGAAGGTTTCCTCCAGCTCAGCAGGCTCCTCGACCCCAAGCAGTGTCCGGCATCCCCTTCCTGAGCAGGAAGAGCCACTGGAGCAGCTACTCCCACCCCCAGCCGTGCTGCCCATTGCCGCAGCCAACAgcggcagcagcaccagcctgaGTGGGGCAAGCAGCAGCAAGTGGGATGTCGAGGGTGAGGAGATGCTATCGGTGGCACGGCCCATCTCGGCTGCCTGCACCACTGTGGAGATGCACGAGCCACCGCTGCTCGTGGACACGCGGCGCCTGAGCAGGGCCAGTAAGTcgagcagctgcagagcccgGTCAGACGACCTGGCCGTGTAG